A section of the Pseudomonas lini genome encodes:
- a CDS encoding SDR family NAD(P)-dependent oxidoreductase yields MKRFEGRAVLITGAASGIGAACVQRLYDEGASVAIADIDQARINDIAARFDEPERVYAAALDVSDPEQAKTFVAEAQNKLGNLHGLINCAGIKGVGNVLDCDLENWKRVMAVNLDGTFLMCQAFARAVRDDKSPRAIVNISSGAGILGVPNRLPYVASKFGVSGITRTMGAELGAFGIRVNAIAPGMIRTPFTAYMFEDPEKTKRIRAAHAIGREGEPEEIAAVAAFLLTDDASFMTGAVVSVDGGQTACIPPV; encoded by the coding sequence ATGAAACGGTTCGAAGGCAGAGCAGTTCTGATAACGGGCGCAGCCAGCGGGATTGGCGCGGCTTGCGTGCAACGCTTGTACGACGAAGGTGCAAGCGTCGCAATCGCGGACATCGATCAGGCTCGAATCAACGATATAGCGGCTCGGTTCGATGAACCCGAGCGGGTTTACGCAGCAGCACTCGATGTATCTGATCCCGAGCAGGCGAAAACATTTGTCGCTGAAGCTCAAAACAAGTTGGGCAACCTGCATGGGCTGATCAATTGTGCCGGGATCAAAGGTGTCGGCAACGTTCTCGACTGCGACCTGGAAAACTGGAAGAGAGTGATGGCGGTGAATCTGGATGGCACGTTCTTGATGTGCCAAGCCTTCGCACGCGCGGTCCGAGACGACAAGAGCCCGCGCGCGATCGTCAACATTTCCTCAGGTGCCGGCATCCTCGGCGTTCCGAATCGTTTGCCCTATGTCGCGTCGAAGTTTGGCGTTTCCGGCATCACCCGCACCATGGGCGCGGAACTCGGAGCCTTCGGAATCCGCGTGAATGCCATTGCACCTGGGATGATCCGCACTCCGTTCACCGCCTATATGTTCGAAGACCCCGAGAAGACCAAGCGCATTCGAGCAGCGCACGCGATCGGTCGCGAAGGCGAACCAGAAGAGATCGCAGCAGTCGCCGCGTTCCTGCTGACCGATGACGCAAGCTTCATGACTGGAGCGGTGGTCAGCGTCGACGGAGGCCAGACCGCCTGCATTCCGCCGGTGTAA
- a CDS encoding MmgE/PrpD family protein, which yields MSTIDLSHEIARHVANTRYENLPAEAIEAAKKSILDTLGVILAGSGMEPAVQGVADIVLNGGGRPDCSVLGFNSKVPAPMAAFANGVMAHCLDYDNQTPWGAHPDSSVVPAVLAIAQHKGGVSGMDLITAVALGEDLFVRLRCNVRWKQDWNLSSVLGVFSAAAAAGQILGLNAKQLAHALGIASMQSAGTMEVIFGIGSDLRGMYAGFTAQGAVLAALMAERGITGINDLFEGKAGIFNVYFGGEYDRAKMVEGLGKTFFGASMIYKAWPAVGNVHTYIHAAIEMMREHSLKASEIEQIYAYVGDFHMRMCTPLDVRRAPKTLVDAKFSLPYCVALALARGEIRISDFNSAALADPEVLALAQKIVPIEDSDLDWKVTIPDGRLEILMRDGRRLQRKGDNVPGSPETPLPWDRLISKFRDCASVAAHPVAPDAIDAAVQMARNLESLDDCAKLLNALS from the coding sequence ATGTCAACGATCGATTTAAGCCATGAAATTGCGCGTCATGTCGCTAATACCCGCTATGAAAATCTACCTGCTGAAGCCATTGAGGCGGCCAAAAAATCCATTCTGGACACCTTGGGCGTCATCCTTGCCGGCAGCGGAATGGAGCCTGCAGTCCAAGGCGTAGCCGATATCGTGCTGAACGGCGGCGGACGTCCAGACTGCTCCGTCCTGGGATTCAACAGCAAAGTTCCTGCCCCGATGGCCGCCTTCGCCAACGGGGTAATGGCCCACTGCTTGGATTACGACAACCAGACCCCATGGGGTGCGCACCCTGACAGTTCCGTGGTACCTGCCGTTCTCGCCATCGCACAGCACAAGGGCGGTGTCAGCGGCATGGACCTGATCACTGCGGTAGCCCTGGGCGAGGACCTTTTCGTCCGGCTGCGATGCAACGTGCGCTGGAAGCAGGATTGGAACCTCTCCTCTGTCCTCGGAGTGTTTTCCGCCGCCGCAGCTGCGGGCCAGATTCTGGGACTGAATGCAAAACAACTTGCTCATGCCCTCGGCATTGCGAGCATGCAGTCTGCCGGGACAATGGAAGTCATCTTCGGTATCGGCAGTGATCTGCGCGGCATGTACGCAGGGTTCACAGCCCAAGGCGCAGTGCTTGCAGCGCTGATGGCGGAGCGAGGGATAACTGGAATCAACGATCTGTTCGAAGGCAAGGCCGGCATTTTCAACGTCTACTTCGGCGGCGAATATGATCGCGCCAAAATGGTTGAAGGACTGGGCAAGACATTTTTTGGCGCTTCGATGATCTACAAAGCCTGGCCTGCGGTCGGCAACGTGCATACCTATATTCACGCAGCGATTGAAATGATGCGTGAACATTCCCTCAAGGCCAGCGAGATCGAGCAGATCTACGCCTACGTGGGCGACTTCCATATGCGCATGTGCACTCCCCTCGACGTGCGCCGCGCCCCGAAAACTCTCGTGGATGCGAAATTCAGTCTTCCTTACTGCGTTGCCTTGGCCCTGGCACGCGGGGAAATCCGAATCAGCGATTTCAATTCGGCAGCCTTGGCCGATCCGGAAGTGCTCGCTTTAGCGCAAAAAATCGTTCCGATTGAGGACAGTGATCTGGACTGGAAAGTGACGATCCCCGATGGCCGCCTGGAAATCCTCATGCGCGACGGCCGACGGCTGCAACGCAAGGGCGACAACGTCCCGGGCAGCCCGGAAACGCCATTGCCCTGGGATCGACTGATTTCAAAATTCCGGGACTGCGCTTCGGTCGCTGCACATCCTGTGGCACCGGATGCCATCGATGCGGCTGTGCAGATGGCGCGAAATCTGGAGTCTTTGGACGACTGCGCCAAATTGCTGAACGCACTGAGCTAA
- a CDS encoding LysR family transcriptional regulator, with translation MPHPRFTPRQLAAFVAVAQARSFRKAGEQLSLSSSAVSQLVGDLELALELRLFDRTTRSVVLSPAGREFLPSATSVLKHMQLAQNAADDICNRASGVVRIAAPLIMASSVLPALIKEYTRTRPKLVIRIRDAPVDGLVDRVSNADADFAIGADQPVGDDIVRKDLFKSPWVLWCSASHPLAGYQSIPWSQLRHQPLVVAGRDYERTVALTHGGQFEQGRIIPVDIVENVSTALGIAAQGMAATLGPAYVGLLARLLGLTMRPIVQPEVTRQVCIYHSSTRAMSPAAQGFCEFLEEQLKGNDELGVGGVWRLR, from the coding sequence ATGCCGCATCCACGTTTCACCCCGCGTCAGCTGGCTGCGTTCGTTGCTGTGGCGCAGGCAAGAAGTTTTCGCAAAGCTGGTGAGCAACTGAGTCTTTCAAGTTCTGCGGTCAGCCAGTTGGTAGGTGATCTGGAGTTGGCTCTAGAGCTTCGTTTATTTGATCGAACGACGCGCAGCGTCGTCCTTTCCCCGGCAGGTAGGGAGTTTCTTCCTTCAGCCACGAGCGTTCTCAAACACATGCAATTGGCACAGAACGCCGCTGACGACATCTGCAACAGGGCTTCAGGTGTCGTTCGGATTGCAGCTCCACTGATCATGGCCAGTTCGGTGCTTCCAGCGTTGATCAAGGAGTACACCCGGACGCGGCCTAAGCTTGTAATTCGTATACGCGACGCACCCGTGGATGGCCTGGTAGATAGGGTGAGCAATGCAGACGCCGATTTTGCTATCGGCGCAGATCAGCCGGTGGGAGATGACATTGTGCGCAAGGATCTTTTCAAGAGTCCCTGGGTGCTGTGGTGCTCGGCAAGCCATCCGCTCGCGGGATATCAAAGCATTCCGTGGAGCCAGTTAAGGCATCAACCGCTTGTTGTCGCGGGTCGCGACTATGAACGCACCGTCGCGCTCACTCACGGGGGACAGTTCGAGCAAGGACGAATCATCCCCGTGGACATTGTTGAGAATGTCAGTACGGCGTTGGGGATTGCAGCACAGGGCATGGCAGCCACACTGGGCCCGGCATACGTGGGATTACTGGCCCGACTACTCGGGTTGACGATGCGGCCGATTGTTCAGCCGGAAGTCACCAGGCAGGTGTGTATTTACCATTCAAGCACACGTGCGATGTCTCCGGCAGCACAAGGTTTCTGTGAGTTTTTGGAGGAGCAGCTCAAAGGCAACGACGAGCTGGGGGTAGGAGGCGTTTGGCGATTGAGGTGA
- a CDS encoding NAD-dependent succinate-semialdehyde dehydrogenase, which yields MTLNDPELLRNQNYINGQWVSADSGAVIEVRNPSTGELVGTVPSMGAEETRRAIEAAGAALPAWRAMTAKARGAIIRRIGELMLIHKDDLATIMTAEQGKPWAEAKGEIEYSAGFLEWFAEQGRRVYGETMPGHVPGRRVLITKEPIGVFAAITPWNFPSAMITRKAGPGWSAGCTGIIRPASQTPFSALAIAVLAERAGMPKGVCNVITGPSGATGGELTGNPIVRKLSFTGSTEVGRVLLEQCAKTIKKTSMELGGNAPFIVFDDANLDEAVKGVMASKFRNTGQTCVCANRILVQDGVYDAFTEKLKVAVEALFVADGMEEGATQGPLINQASVLKVEQHINDALAKGASVITGGARHARGGNFFQPTVLANVPKDALIFRDETFGPVAPLFRFSTEKEAIDLANDTPFGLASYFYARDLGRVFRVAEALEYGIVGINEGLISTPEVPFGGVKESGLGREGGHNGIEEYLEIKYMALGGL from the coding sequence ATCACCCTCAACGACCCTGAGCTGCTGAGAAACCAGAACTACATCAACGGTCAGTGGGTGTCCGCCGATAGCGGTGCCGTGATTGAGGTACGCAATCCTTCGACAGGTGAGCTCGTAGGCACTGTCCCATCCATGGGCGCGGAAGAAACCCGCCGGGCAATCGAGGCCGCCGGAGCAGCGCTCCCGGCCTGGCGCGCCATGACTGCCAAGGCTCGTGGCGCAATCATTCGTCGAATCGGCGAACTGATGCTGATCCACAAAGACGACCTGGCTACCATCATGACGGCCGAGCAAGGCAAACCCTGGGCGGAAGCCAAGGGAGAGATCGAATATTCGGCTGGTTTCCTGGAGTGGTTTGCCGAGCAAGGGCGCCGCGTGTATGGCGAAACCATGCCTGGGCACGTGCCGGGCCGGCGTGTCTTGATCACCAAAGAGCCGATCGGGGTTTTCGCTGCGATCACACCATGGAATTTCCCGTCAGCGATGATCACCCGTAAAGCTGGCCCCGGCTGGTCGGCAGGCTGCACCGGGATTATTCGCCCCGCCTCGCAGACGCCTTTTTCTGCCCTTGCCATTGCAGTGCTCGCCGAGCGCGCCGGCATGCCCAAAGGCGTTTGTAATGTCATCACCGGCCCTTCAGGTGCGACCGGTGGCGAACTGACCGGCAACCCGATCGTACGCAAGCTGTCTTTCACCGGATCGACCGAAGTGGGCCGTGTGCTGCTGGAGCAATGCGCCAAGACCATCAAGAAAACATCCATGGAGCTCGGGGGCAATGCGCCTTTCATCGTTTTCGACGATGCGAACCTGGATGAGGCGGTCAAAGGCGTCATGGCGTCCAAGTTCCGTAACACCGGCCAAACCTGTGTATGTGCGAACCGCATTCTGGTTCAGGATGGCGTCTACGATGCCTTCACCGAAAAATTGAAAGTCGCCGTGGAAGCCTTGTTCGTGGCGGATGGCATGGAAGAGGGAGCCACCCAAGGACCGCTGATCAACCAGGCATCAGTGCTCAAGGTCGAACAGCACATCAACGATGCCCTGGCCAAAGGTGCATCGGTCATCACTGGTGGTGCCCGACACGCAAGGGGTGGCAACTTCTTCCAACCTACTGTGCTGGCCAATGTGCCGAAAGATGCGTTGATCTTCCGCGATGAGACCTTTGGCCCGGTCGCCCCGCTGTTCCGCTTCTCGACTGAAAAAGAAGCGATCGATCTAGCAAACGACACACCGTTTGGCCTGGCGAGCTACTTTTACGCCCGAGACCTGGGCCGCGTTTTCCGTGTGGCGGAAGCTTTGGAGTACGGCATCGTCGGTATCAACGAAGGCTTGATCTCCACCCCTGAAGTACCTTTTGGTGGTGTCAAGGAAAGCGGCCTGGGTCGGGAAGGCGGCCATAACGGTATCGAGGAATACCTCGAAATTAAATACATGGCGCTGGGCGGCCTGTAA
- a CDS encoding SDR family NAD(P)-dependent oxidoreductase: protein MSESSITHAPADSGVPLQARDFSVKELVVIITGAGQGIGRELARQYAAAGAFPVIADLNLDKAASVVQEIEVAGGQALAVQVDVGDKASVDAMVAQVLKVHGRIDVLINNASIFAALEKCAFDQIPYQQWQKVLHVNITGTYLCVCAVAQAMRDAKFGRIINISSDAVPRGTMNYLHYVTSKSALIGMTNSLARELGPHGITVNCIRPGSVATEVERVANPTVELRQRAAALQCIPRGMLPTDLVGIMLFLATPAASFITGQTIACDGGYTHSS, encoded by the coding sequence ATGAGCGAATCATCCATTACCCACGCCCCCGCCGACTCCGGCGTTCCGCTGCAGGCCCGTGATTTCAGCGTCAAGGAACTGGTTGTGATCATCACCGGTGCGGGCCAGGGCATTGGCCGAGAACTGGCCCGGCAGTACGCGGCGGCAGGTGCCTTTCCGGTTATCGCTGATCTGAATCTCGACAAGGCGGCTTCGGTCGTGCAAGAAATTGAGGTCGCGGGTGGTCAGGCCTTGGCAGTGCAAGTCGACGTGGGTGACAAGGCCTCGGTTGACGCCATGGTCGCGCAGGTCCTGAAGGTTCATGGGCGTATCGACGTCTTGATCAACAATGCATCCATTTTCGCAGCCTTGGAAAAATGCGCGTTCGATCAAATTCCATATCAACAATGGCAGAAGGTCCTGCACGTCAATATCACTGGGACCTATCTGTGCGTATGCGCCGTTGCTCAGGCCATGCGTGACGCGAAATTCGGCCGAATCATCAATATTTCCTCAGACGCCGTGCCCCGCGGCACGATGAATTACCTGCACTACGTCACGTCGAAATCGGCGCTGATCGGCATGACCAACTCGCTTGCTCGAGAGCTCGGACCACACGGCATCACTGTGAACTGCATTCGTCCCGGTAGCGTTGCCACGGAAGTGGAGCGGGTCGCCAATCCCACAGTTGAGCTGCGTCAGCGCGCGGCAGCCTTGCAGTGCATTCCCCGTGGAATGCTGCCCACCGACCTTGTCGGAATCATGTTGTTCCTGGCCACCCCGGCGGCGTCGTTCATCACCGGCCAGACCATTGCCTGTGATGGCGGCTACACCCACAGCAGCTGA
- a CDS encoding aldehyde dehydrogenase family protein — MKDYAKFYIDGEWVESATPHRQELIDPTTEEVFATVAMATVEEVDTAVAAARRAFKSYSQSSLDERYDLINRIIEAYELRVDDFVLAIAQEVGIPRSARAQVMGPIEHMKVARDLLKTYEFEARIGNTIVRREPLGVCALISPWNWPIQTTVIKLIYALAAGCTVVSKSSINSPVSAILLTEVLDAAGVPKGVFNMLNGSGRVIGEAMSRHPDVDMVSFTGSTGAGAQVGEAAARTIKRVCLELGGKSANIVLRDADLEKAARWNVQRCFFNTGQSCHAPSRMLVHESQVEQIIPFLADEANQFRLGDPRDPSTTMGPIVSQAQFNSIQRHIQAGIDEGARLIAGGPGRPEGFERGFFTRPTVFVDVTPDMSICREEIFGPVLVVVPYSSEAQALEIANDSPYGLGGYVFGGDRRKAYEFASGLRAGRVCFNGAATNSLTPMGGYKQSGIGRSMGVFGLEEYLEIKSVYGFEEEAATLPSLKA, encoded by the coding sequence ATGAAGGATTACGCCAAGTTCTATATCGACGGTGAATGGGTAGAGTCCGCAACGCCCCATCGGCAGGAGTTGATTGACCCGACCACTGAAGAGGTGTTTGCGACAGTCGCCATGGCGACCGTTGAGGAGGTGGACACCGCGGTTGCCGCGGCTCGACGGGCATTCAAAAGCTACTCGCAGTCTTCCCTCGATGAGCGTTACGACCTGATCAACCGCATCATCGAAGCCTACGAACTGCGCGTCGATGATTTTGTCCTGGCCATTGCGCAAGAGGTGGGTATTCCTCGTAGCGCTCGGGCTCAGGTCATGGGGCCAATCGAACACATGAAGGTGGCTCGGGACCTGCTGAAAACCTATGAGTTCGAAGCTCGGATTGGCAACACGATCGTTCGCCGCGAACCCCTGGGCGTGTGTGCGCTGATCTCACCGTGGAACTGGCCAATTCAGACAACCGTCATCAAGTTGATCTATGCGTTGGCCGCTGGTTGCACGGTCGTGTCCAAGTCCAGTATCAATTCTCCGGTCAGCGCTATTTTGCTGACAGAGGTGCTGGATGCCGCGGGCGTACCCAAGGGCGTTTTCAACATGCTCAACGGCTCGGGGCGAGTGATTGGCGAGGCGATGTCGAGGCATCCCGATGTCGACATGGTTTCCTTCACGGGCTCGACCGGTGCCGGTGCGCAGGTAGGCGAGGCAGCTGCACGCACCATCAAGCGCGTGTGTCTGGAGCTGGGCGGGAAGTCGGCGAATATCGTGCTGCGAGACGCCGATCTCGAAAAGGCCGCACGTTGGAACGTACAGCGTTGCTTCTTCAATACGGGGCAATCGTGCCACGCACCGAGCCGCATGCTGGTGCATGAAAGCCAAGTGGAGCAGATCATTCCGTTCCTGGCTGACGAAGCAAACCAGTTCCGTCTAGGGGATCCGCGTGATCCTTCCACAACGATGGGCCCGATTGTCAGCCAGGCTCAATTCAATAGCATTCAGCGTCACATCCAGGCGGGAATCGATGAAGGTGCACGGTTGATCGCTGGCGGTCCGGGACGCCCCGAAGGCTTTGAGCGTGGCTTCTTCACTCGCCCTACCGTGTTTGTCGACGTGACGCCGGACATGAGTATTTGCCGCGAAGAGATTTTCGGACCGGTCCTGGTGGTGGTGCCCTATTCCTCCGAGGCGCAGGCACTGGAAATCGCCAATGACTCGCCTTATGGATTGGGTGGCTATGTATTTGGCGGGGACCGGCGCAAAGCCTATGAGTTTGCCAGCGGCCTGCGGGCCGGGCGTGTTTGCTTCAATGGCGCGGCGACTAACTCTTTGACCCCAATGGGGGGTTACAAGCAATCCGGAATCGGTCGCTCGATGGGGGTATTTGGGTTGGAAGAGTACCTGGAAATCAAGTCGGTCTATGGCTTTGAAGAAGAGGCCGCGACGCTACCGTCATTGAAGGCCTGA
- a CDS encoding HpcH/HpaI aldolase/citrate lyase family protein — translation MNASNASLRNGVKEKLARGETVYSMTSRLVRTFDIASIAYTAGFDSIYIDMEHSSYSLEAAGQVCMACLGLDVTPFVRVPSTDPHFIARVLDSGALGIIVPSVQSAEDARAIVRAAKHAPLGERSVAGAPPQFHYRSLPAVDATQQLDDATMIIAMIESLEGLEAVEEIAAVEGVDILLVGANDLSSALGVSGEMDHELVRNAYRRVLNACLANNKVLGVGGLGSRPDLIKELVALGARYVSTGNDISFLLAAAIQKRQQFA, via the coding sequence ATGAATGCTTCGAATGCGTCACTCAGAAACGGGGTCAAAGAAAAGCTCGCCAGGGGCGAGACGGTGTATTCGATGACATCTCGGCTCGTCAGAACCTTTGACATCGCCAGCATTGCCTATACGGCAGGTTTCGATTCGATCTACATCGACATGGAACACAGCAGCTATTCCCTGGAAGCTGCTGGGCAAGTATGCATGGCGTGTCTCGGTCTGGACGTAACTCCATTCGTGCGCGTGCCCAGCACAGACCCGCACTTCATCGCGCGCGTGCTTGACTCCGGCGCCTTGGGCATCATTGTTCCAAGTGTGCAGTCGGCGGAAGATGCCAGGGCTATCGTACGAGCGGCCAAGCATGCCCCGCTGGGCGAACGGTCGGTGGCCGGCGCGCCGCCGCAATTTCACTATCGATCCCTGCCCGCAGTAGACGCTACGCAGCAACTCGACGACGCGACGATGATTATTGCCATGATCGAATCGTTGGAAGGTCTTGAAGCGGTTGAGGAAATCGCAGCAGTAGAAGGCGTCGACATCCTGCTGGTGGGGGCCAACGACCTCAGCAGCGCCCTCGGTGTGTCTGGCGAGATGGACCATGAACTGGTGCGTAACGCCTACAGGCGCGTGTTGAATGCCTGTCTGGCGAACAATAAGGTTCTCGGTGTAGGAGGGTTGGGCAGCCGGCCCGACTTGATCAAAGAGCTCGTGGCGTTGGGCGCACGATATGTTTCAACCGGCAACGACATCTCATTTCTTCTCGCGGCGGCGATACAGAAACGCCAACAGTTTGCATAA
- a CDS encoding ketopantoate reductase family protein, whose amino-acid sequence MKVCIYGAGAVGGHIAARLAEGGAEVSLVARGEHLAAIRANGLRVETKDGVFVSQPVATDDPSSLGRQDVVVVSVKAPALPGIVAGIKPLLGDETLVLFALNGIPWWYLQGQGGMLERASLPRIDPQSLLTAAIAPERVVGAVAYTACTVTAPGVIKAENPRNRLILGRPDGKSDARLDALAECLIRGGLEIEVTDRIRDAIWTKLVINLTGGSLAILTASTMKQALASPAISKTAQAMANEAASIARKLGCDPGDVEEGLRRLAVSTHKQSILQDLELGRSMEVDTILRAPLELARLADVETPALDLVVDLAVQRAKAAGLYDN is encoded by the coding sequence ATGAAAGTTTGCATTTACGGAGCCGGCGCTGTCGGCGGGCATATTGCAGCGAGACTTGCTGAGGGGGGAGCCGAGGTTTCTCTGGTCGCTCGGGGAGAGCATTTGGCTGCTATCCGCGCAAATGGATTGCGCGTGGAAACAAAGGATGGCGTTTTCGTGAGTCAGCCAGTGGCCACCGATGATCCCTCATCGCTGGGTCGACAGGACGTCGTGGTTGTATCGGTCAAGGCACCAGCGCTTCCCGGGATTGTGGCAGGTATCAAGCCATTATTGGGCGATGAAACGTTGGTGTTGTTCGCCTTGAATGGCATTCCCTGGTGGTACCTGCAAGGCCAAGGAGGAATGCTTGAGAGGGCATCACTTCCTCGGATCGATCCGCAATCGCTCCTGACGGCTGCCATTGCCCCCGAGCGCGTAGTGGGTGCGGTCGCTTATACCGCTTGCACGGTTACCGCGCCGGGAGTGATCAAGGCGGAAAATCCACGTAACCGGCTCATTCTCGGGCGCCCGGATGGGAAATCGGATGCGCGCCTGGATGCTTTGGCCGAGTGTTTGATCAGAGGGGGGCTGGAAATTGAAGTCACCGACAGGATACGGGACGCTATCTGGACTAAGCTGGTCATCAATCTGACGGGTGGATCGCTGGCCATTCTGACTGCGTCGACGATGAAGCAAGCCCTGGCTAGCCCAGCAATTTCGAAAACTGCCCAGGCTATGGCAAACGAGGCTGCCTCGATTGCTCGGAAGCTGGGATGCGACCCGGGAGATGTCGAGGAGGGGCTTCGTCGATTGGCCGTTTCGACGCATAAACAAAGCATTCTTCAAGACCTCGAGCTGGGGCGCTCAATGGAAGTCGACACGATACTCAGGGCCCCGCTGGAGCTCGCACGGCTGGCTGATGTCGAGACGCCTGCGCTTGATCTGGTGGTTGACCTGGCTGTGCAGCGGGCGAAAGCCGCCGGTCTGTACGACAACTAA
- a CDS encoding LysR family transcriptional regulator codes for MAKEHYSDLLALIAVAREQSFTRAASQLGISQSMLSHSIQRLEARVGVRLLTRTTRSVSVTEAGERLLNTVEPRLREIETELIAVAELGDTPAGNIRITATDHVIETVLWPKLAQALPKYPQISVEVVIDYGLTDIVADHFDFGIRLGDGLANGIEAVRIAPDMRFVMVGAPSYMESRAMPTRPQDLMEHECINMRLPTRGGLYAWELEKDGQEINTRVKGRLVFNGINQILDAAVSGFGLAYVPEDIAHPHLVDGTLVPVMEAWWRTFPGLHLYYSSEREKSRAMQVLIDELRYPG; via the coding sequence ATGGCAAAGGAACACTACAGCGACCTGCTCGCGCTCATTGCAGTTGCACGAGAGCAAAGTTTCACGCGAGCGGCCTCCCAGCTGGGAATCTCTCAATCGATGCTCAGTCATAGCATCCAGAGACTGGAAGCTCGGGTCGGGGTACGTCTGCTCACTCGAACGACCCGCAGCGTATCCGTTACCGAGGCCGGTGAACGTCTGCTCAATACCGTTGAACCGCGGTTACGGGAAATCGAAACCGAACTGATCGCCGTGGCCGAACTTGGCGACACCCCCGCCGGTAACATTCGCATCACCGCAACCGACCATGTCATCGAAACGGTTCTTTGGCCGAAATTGGCGCAAGCCCTGCCGAAATACCCACAAATAAGTGTAGAAGTCGTTATCGACTATGGCTTGACGGACATCGTGGCCGACCATTTCGACTTTGGCATCCGGCTCGGGGACGGATTGGCAAACGGGATCGAAGCCGTTCGTATCGCTCCCGACATGCGTTTTGTAATGGTGGGCGCGCCGTCCTACATGGAGTCTCGTGCCATGCCCACCAGACCTCAGGACCTCATGGAACATGAATGTATAAATATGCGCCTGCCAACACGTGGAGGCCTGTACGCGTGGGAGCTGGAAAAAGACGGCCAGGAAATCAATACGAGAGTCAAAGGCAGGCTCGTATTCAATGGCATCAATCAGATTTTGGATGCCGCTGTATCGGGTTTCGGACTGGCCTATGTTCCCGAGGACATCGCCCATCCCCATCTGGTTGATGGCACCCTGGTCCCTGTCATGGAAGCCTGGTGGAGAACATTTCCGGGACTGCACCTTTACTACTCAAGCGAGCGCGAGAAGTCTCGGGCGATGCAGGTTCTAATCGATGAGTTACGGTACCCCGGATAG
- a CDS encoding NADPH-dependent F420 reductase has product MSWPCRSCRGLINLDHTSIRRRAFHPNAIRVFNRKNSKRPFMRIGILGSGRMGSHLGTMFARVGHEVSFSYSRNQQKLSDLAASAGKKAQASTPADAALNADLVLLAVHWLQVPDVLSQVDDLSGKIVMTCCNPLNEEDTELVIGHTISGAETLAQMIPGAHVVAAFQSTPSEVLFDVFAARGEALRPSLIFCGEDEASKATVSDLISQVGFDPVDAGALKVARYIEPFAMLSAVLAYETDQGPEWAYRFERFDRLFKGTSRVGK; this is encoded by the coding sequence ATGAGCTGGCCATGCCGATCGTGTAGGGGATTAATCAATTTGGATCATACCTCTATTCGCCGTCGAGCCTTTCACCCGAACGCCATCCGTGTTTTTAATCGAAAAAATAGCAAGAGGCCTTTCATGAGAATCGGAATCCTGGGCTCCGGCCGAATGGGCAGTCATCTGGGCACCATGTTCGCCCGGGTTGGCCATGAGGTCTCCTTCAGTTACTCGCGTAATCAGCAGAAACTTTCCGATCTGGCTGCGTCGGCAGGTAAAAAAGCACAGGCCAGCACACCGGCAGACGCGGCATTAAATGCTGACTTGGTCCTCCTGGCTGTGCATTGGCTTCAAGTGCCTGACGTCCTCAGCCAGGTGGATGACTTGAGCGGCAAAATCGTCATGACCTGCTGCAATCCTTTAAACGAAGAGGACACCGAGCTTGTCATCGGCCACACGATTTCCGGTGCGGAAACGCTGGCACAGATGATACCTGGGGCCCATGTCGTTGCGGCCTTCCAGTCGACGCCCAGTGAAGTTCTGTTCGATGTGTTCGCGGCCAGGGGCGAGGCGTTACGTCCCAGTTTGATCTTCTGTGGCGAGGACGAAGCCAGTAAAGCCACAGTTTCGGATCTTATCAGTCAGGTGGGCTTTGATCCGGTGGACGCTGGGGCTCTGAAGGTTGCCCGTTATATAGAGCCTTTCGCGATGCTCTCCGCAGTGTTGGCTTACGAAACGGACCAGGGGCCCGAATGGGCTTATCGCTTCGAGCGTTTTGACAGGTTGTTCAAAGGCACTTCCCGCGTCGGGAAATAG